DNA from Penaeus monodon isolate SGIC_2016 unplaced genomic scaffold, NSTDA_Pmon_1 PmonScaffold_17986, whole genome shotgun sequence:
tttaaaatttaaaaattatattccccCCCCGGGATtttgaaaaattccccaaaaagaaaaaaggaaaaaaaggcgtatctaaaaatttaaatgtcTTCTCTCAGTACAATTAAGGATATACGTGCATTGCAGTCATATATGCaaaattacagttaataaaataaaacccaaataaaaatttaataatctttaAACCTAAAAAGAACAAATCAAAAAAGTAAAATCCCCAAAACGTCAAAATAATTCCCCACAACGTAAGCTACACCTCATAATTGCACAGACTTGTAAAACTTCCGATTAAGCTGTTAGAAGTGCAAAAGCTAAAGtccccccaattttcccaaagTTTGAGGCGTGTCGCAAGCCAGATCCGGCCACCGAGAGCATATGCGCCGAGCTAATACGGAACCTATCCTTTCCGCTGCTTCTAAGGCCTGTGATAAGGATAATGTTTATGTTACTTGGGGAAAAAAGTGTGTTTATATGAAATCGCATTTTTCCTTGATAGAATTTGCACGATAAGTCACAGAAAGGGGCAAAGGGACTTTTAATGGGGTTGAATATCCTTACCTCCTCTACAGATACACAGCAGCTGAAGGAGCTACTCGCTCTCCCACAGAAGCAACGACTTCAGCAAACATCTTCCTATCTTCACTCTGGACGATTGAAGTCACGGGCGTCCCAAAGGAAACCCCGACCCCATACTTGGCCAAACGCGCTCTCTCCAGCTCTACGCCGCAGTTGAGAGCGGTCTGTCCTCCGAAGGTCAGCAGTACTCCGTCTGGACGCTCTGATTTGATTACCTGAACGTAAATGGGTAAGATTAAGTTCTCTATAGTctggttttctcttcttctaaatCGCATTAACGGATTCCTCTcgtctgaaaataataataaaaaagagacctACTTTTTACAGAAATGTGAGTcactacaaaaaaagaaatcttagAGGTTCTCCTTACCTGCTCAACATACGAAGCCGTTATAGGTAAAAAGTACACTTTGTCAGCAAGACCCTTGCTTGTCTGGACGGTAGCGATGTTTGGATTAATGAGAACGGACTCGATGCCTTCTTCTTTCATTGCTTTGATTGCCTGTGAacctgaataataaaaaaatatcagtaatctCAAATGCAGGGTAAACATTACGAATTTAATCGAAATCGCAGCGATATCCAGTACGATATAAAGTACTGTAACTATGTAAATACTTACAGAGTAATCAAATTCTCAGCCTGCCAATGGAAAGGCTCCGGACCCAAGATAAGGACCTTATTGGGAACTCGCCACATTTTGCCTGGGTAAAGTCTGGGAGGGGCCTGTCAGATTacaagacatattatatatatgaacgacTTAATTTATGCACTTATGTAAAagaacactttatatatatatttcattatatatatatataaaatatatatattatatatatattatataatatagaaatatatatataaatatatatatagaaatatataaaatatattagaatatagaataaacatagaaatattaaattttatttagaaaattataaaatatagaatatataaataatatatataaaataaatatatatatataataatatatttatatataataatataaataatagaatatataataatagatataaataaatataaaatataaaataatatatatatttttattatatatatatttttataatatattatatatttaatataattttattattaaaatatatatataatataaatatataataatttaatatatatatatgataaaattatatagatataatatatatatatatataattatcaatatttaatatataataatataaatattataaatatatataatataaa
Protein-coding regions in this window:
- the LOC119569684 gene encoding CAD protein-like is translated as MKEEGIESVLINPNIATVQTSKGLADKVYFLPITASYVEQVIKSERPDGVLLTFGGQTALNCGVELERARLAKYGVGVSFGTPVTSIVQSEDRKMFAEVVASVGERVAPSAAVYLNINIILITGLRSSGKDRFRISSAHMLSVAGSGLRHASNFGKIGGTLAFALLTA